One genomic region from Pogona vitticeps strain Pit_001003342236 chromosome 12, PviZW2.1, whole genome shotgun sequence encodes:
- the LOC144584614 gene encoding maestro heat-like repeat-containing protein family member 2B translates to MPREADVQDLSIEVLEHVNTSATGMFKALWPKLLSFLLPPEYTPALTPLCRCLKELAVLRPEGSVLFLGSCRGVKLPSPQEVFGRLLVLSSSGSQRGFWALQLLHALRADIHKAIVHLWAQQIPALWGYCQAEGTRGSQPEWQQKLLQFLRRSLKTMEDDRWTKNLILALEDQMGSYADGSLEKSVLYQVLGLSLACCTDRTYVLHWLERLIENANYLEAAEKEKVAEILSFAALDHLDLTLATLDNCRAGMDLKMGLSALLTHHKDYKTGRRGHLLKTLILAYGRVAIRAPKELLLKSGETEILKKVLNLYRMSFQVLGVKIESQARQDTHLKLLFCESVASICKAISEAQDGNFQLGCKKELLEALLLMYTRSIEARGKLFEVLVTEEPTSERIDVMFQLIEPWFLECEGSRERALQASFQVLAPFQASFRLPDGENFKGYGFAVAFLAPYILENSIACRQWAAKCISCLIHIQGGSRITEAEEKEVTSALCDLQAEVPTDLSGAWARLAKVVSIHLAKDQLLDFTEAILEDLVSGIPSCARAGGYWLLANLQNHGEAMKSKVPELLDTFCSRLPIVTQGGMEEVLLEAVCIMARSHLDTVLGHLLRRSLPLDSETGKLWRSFDRDPSLAVRVLAKLMSCVNQPSILRSKTSSSIDESGDYAEEEPLKATCAIYEVLSGLPSEVDLQKVFPELLFTLLWQVSQTLGQKMPPCEGRRRLFLREQHLTPGNPCSLSVDTLKALVVKGTPIASQEEIKTADFWAFLGDPRTHPEGLCQLTKSAHALAHKYGGLQFFISCCSALLQLWKLVFSLTVPLFILSPRCLLENGLLKDQVIQDVLPWMDASSEKLRLAGTALFTEVIQEPSFTRWAALRAFVPTLIRNMEDQNAGIRRMALRSLGRLLLVAPDQVKGLKKDLLILLFNHLRDSAAVDEALEALALVVPCLRMGKVAFLFRDLCWRASTYLSEEDDAIRAAAFHLFGALATRAKQGYKTFFANLVKENLALLLIYQGDPNPNISEACKMAFLQCLPFVTKRHLQQLHQNTESGNINALCQQLVQECPHLSMGLQRDLVPYFQSRQEELQRRAVEISGNRTIL, encoded by the exons atgccaagggaagcCGATGTCCAGGACTTATCCATCGAGGTCCTGGAGCACGTCAACACTTCGGCCACCGGGATGTTTAAA GCTCTGTGGCCGAAGCTCTTATCCTTCTTGCTTCCTCCGGAATACACGCCAGCACTGACTCCGCTCTGCAGATGCCTTAAGGAGTTGGCCGTCCTTCGGCCGGAAGGATCCGTCCTTTTCCTGGGATCCTGCAGAGGAG TAAAGCTTCCAAGTCCGCAAGAAGTCTTCGGACGGCTTCTG GTATTGTCCTCCTCCGGGAGCCAAAGAGGCTTCTGGGCCCTCCAGCTTCTGCACGCCCTGCGAGCTGACATCCACAAGGCCATTGTTCATCTGTGGGCGCAGCAAATCCCAGCGCTTTGGGGGTATTGCCAGGCAG aaggcACCAGAGGAAGCCAACCTGAGTGgcagcagaagcttctgcag TTCCTGAGGAGGTCCCTGAAGACCATGGAGGACGACAGGTGGACCAAGAACCTGATCTTAGCCTTGGAAGATCAGATGGGCAGCTATGCGgatgggtcccttgaaaag agCGTCCTCTATCAAGTCCTGGGCTTGTCACTGGCCTGCTGCACGGACCGCACGTACGTCCTGCACTGGCTGGAGCGTTTGATTGAGAACGCCAATTATTTGGAAGCAGCTGAGAAAGAG AAAGTTGCCGAAATCCTTTCTTTTGCTGCGCTGGACCATTTAGATTTGACCCTGGCCACCTTggacaactgcagagctggcatgGATCTCAAGATGGGGCTGTCTGCCCTCCTCACCCACCATAAG GATTACAAGACTGGCAGGCGAGGGCACCTCCTTAAGACCCTGATTCTGGCCTATGGCCGGGTTGCCATCCGGGCCCCCAAAGAGCTCCTGTTGAAGAGTGGGGAGACAGAGATCCTGAAGAAAGTCCTCAACCTTTATAGGATGAGCTTCCAG gtccTGGGAGTCAAAATTGAGAGCCAG GCAAGACAGGACACCCACCTGAAGCTGCTCTTCTGCGAGAGCGTCGCCAGCATCTGCAAAGCCATCTCTGAAGCCCAGGACGGGAACTTCCAGCTGGGCTGCAAAAAAGAGCTCTTGGAGGCTTTGTTG CTCATGTACACCAGATCCATTGAGGCCAGGGGGAAACTCTTCGAGGTCCTCGTTACAGAAGAGCCAACCTCAGAGAGGATTGATGTCATGTTCCAG CTGATCGAGCCCTGGTTCCTGGAGTGTGAGGGGAGCCGAGAGAGGGCCCTGCAGGCCAGCTTCCAGGTTCTGGCTCCCTTCCAGGCCAGCTTTCGTCTTCCG GACGGAGAGAATTTCAAAGGCTACGGTTTCGCGGTAGCCTTCCTAGCCCCTTACATCCTGGAGAACTCCATCGCATGCCGGCAGTGGGCAGCCAAGTGCATAAGCTGCCTGATTCATATTCAAG gcggATCGAGAATCACGGAGGCGGAAGAAAAAGAGGTGACATCAGCCCTCTGTGATCTCCAGGCAGAAGTCCCCACCGATCTGTCTGGGGCTTGGGCCAGACTGGCTAAG gtggTCAGCATCCATCTCGCGAAGGATCAGCTGTTGGACTTCACCGAAGCCATCCTGGAAGACCTCGTGTCAGGGATCCCCAGCTGTGCCAGGGCTGGTGGTTACTGGTTGCTCGCCAACCTCCAAAACCACGGGGAGGCCATGAAGAGCAAG GTGCCCGAGCTCCTCGATACTTTCTGCAGCCGCCTGCCGATCGTCACTCAGGGAGGCATGGAGGAGGTCCTGCTGGAGGCGGTCTGCATCATGGCCCGCTCCCACCTGGACACAGTCTTGGGCCACCTCCTCCGCCGAAGCCTCCCCTTGGAcag CGAGACTGGCAAGCTGTGGAGGTCTTTCGATCGAGACCCATCCCTGGCTGTGCGAGTCCTGGCCAAGCTGATGTCGTGTGTGAACCAGCCCTCCATCCTCAGATCAAAAACCAGCTCTAGCATTGATGAAAGCGGGGACTATGCGGAGGAAGAACCGCTCAAA GCCACCTGTGCGATCTATGAGGTCCTCTCAGGACTGCCCTCTGAGGTGGATCTCCAGAAGGTGTTCCCGGAGCTCCTGTTCACCCTCCTGTGGCAGGTCAGCCAAACCCTGGGGCAGAAGATGCCCCCGTGTGAGGGTCGCCgcaggctgttcctgagggagcAGCACCTGACGCCCGGGAACCCTTGCAG CCTCTCTGTGGACACCCTGAAGGCTCTGGTCGTGAAGGGGACACCAATTGCATCCCAGGAGGAGATCAAGACGGCAGACTTCTGGGCCTTCCTCGGGGATCCTCGGACCCACCCTGAGGGCCTTTGCCAGTTGACCAA GTCTGCTCACGCTCTGGCTCATAAATATGGAGGGTTACAGTTCTTCATCTCCTGCTGTTCAGCTCTACTG CAGTTGTGGAAGCTGGTCTTCTCGTTGACGGTTCCCTTGTTCATCCTCTCTCCCAGGTGCTTGCTGGAGAACGGCTTGCTGAAAGACCAGGTCATCCAGGACGTCCTCCCCTGGATGGATGCCAGCTCAGAAAAGCTGCGGCTCGCAGGAACCGCTCTCTTCACAGAG GTGATTCAGGAGCCCAGCTTTACCCGATGGGCCGCACTCAGGGCCTTCGTTCCGACCCTGATCCGGAACATGGAAGATCAGAACGCCGGGATCCGCCGCATGGCCCTGCGCAGCCTTGGTCGCCTTCTCCTGGTGGCACCGGATCAG GTGAAAGGACTGAAGAAGGACCTTCTCATCCTTCTCTTCAACCACCTCCGGGACAGCGCGGCGGTTGACGAAGCTCTGGAGGCACTGGCGCTCGTTGTGCCGTGCCTGAGGATGGGGAAAGTGGCCTTCCTCTTCCGCGATCTCTGCTGGAGGGCCAGCACGTACCTCTCTGAG GAGGACGATGCTATCCGTGCTGCAGCGTTCCATCTCTTCGGTGCCTTGGCCACCCGGGCCAAGCAGGGGTACAAGACCTTCTTTGCCAATCTAGTGAAAGAAAACTTGGCACTCTTGCTCATCTATCAGGGTGACCCAAACCCCAACATCTCAGAG gCATGCAAAATGGCCTTTTTGCAGTGTCTGCCCTTTGTGACCAAAAGACACCTTCAGCAGCTGCACCAGAACACCGAGAGCGGCAACATAAATGCCCTCTGCCAACAGCTA GTCCAAGAGTGCCCCCACCTGAGCATGGGCCTCCAGAGAGACCTTGTGCCCTACTTCCAGAGCAGGCAGGAAGAGCTCCAAAGGAGAGCTGTGGAGATCTCAGGTAACCGGACAATCCTCTGA